A genomic window from Sparus aurata chromosome 4, fSpaAur1.1, whole genome shotgun sequence includes:
- the rab11a gene encoding ras-related protein Rab-11A has translation MGTRDDEYDYLFKVVLIGDSGVGKSNLLSRFTRNEFNLESKSTIGVEFATRSIQVDGKTVKAQIWDTAGQERYRAITSAYYRGAVGALLVYDIAKHLTYENVERWLKELRDHADSNIVIMLVGNKSDLRHLRAVPTDEARAFAEKNGLSFLETSALDSTNVETAFQTILTEIYRIVSQKQMSERQESDMSPSNNVVNIQVQPTENKPKMQCCQNI, from the exons ATGGGCACTAGAGATGACGAATATGATTATTTGTTCAAAG TGGTGCTTATCGGTGACTCGGGCGTGGGAAAAAGTAACCTGCTGTCCCGTTTCACCCGAAATGAGTTCAACCTGGAGAGTAAGAGCACCATCGGAGTGGAGTTTGCCACGCGCAGCATCCAAGTGGACGGCAAGACGGTGAAGGCTCAGATCTGGGATACAGCCGGCCAGGAGCGCTACCGTGCCATCACGTCAGC GTACTACCGCGGGGCTGTGGGCGCTCTTCTGGTCTATGACATCGCCAAGCATCTAACCTACGAGAACGTGGAGCGCTGGCTGAAGGAGCTGAGAGATCACGCTGACAGCAACATCGTCATCATGCTGGTTGGCAACAAGAGCGACCTGCGTCACCTCCGGGCTGTTCCCACCGATGAGGCGCGGGCCTTCGCTG AGAAGAATGGTTTATCTTTTCTGGAGACGTCGGCTCTGGACTCCACCAACGTTGAGACGGCCTTCCAGACCATTCTGACAG AGATCTACCGTATCGTCTCCCAGAAGCAGATGTCGGAGCGTCAGGAGAGCGACATGTCCCCCAGCAACAACGTGGTCAACATCCAGGTGCAGCCCACTGAGAACAAACCAAAGATGCAGTGCTGTCAGAACATCTAG